In Leopardus geoffroyi isolate Oge1 chromosome B4, O.geoffroyi_Oge1_pat1.0, whole genome shotgun sequence, the DNA window ctttccataatgtggctgtTATTgaaagcgctgctgtaaacattggggtacatgtacccctatgcatcagcactcctgtatcctttggataagttcctagcagtgctattgctgggttgtagggtagttctatttttaattcttgagtTGTGCACTTGAGTTGGATGTAGTTTGTCATATGTAAAAATTTACCTCGATTCTATTGACAAGAAACAAGCCGAGCCAGCCCTCTTTCTGTTACATGCATTGCATTTGGGTCCGACAGCATCCACGGCCACATCTCCAGCAGCCGGGGAGTGCAGAGAGCGGCCCAGGTCCCTGCAGCAGGAAGGGACGCTCATGGAGCAGCTGATGAGAATATGCTGTGCCAAGGCCATGCCAGAGGAAGCCCATGGGATTGTGGGAGCCCAGAAGAGGAGCGTTAGAATCCCCACCGACGGTCTGAGGAGCTCCCTCTGAGGAGCTGAGGGAGTCGTGAAGGATAAGCAGGAGGCGGCCAGGTGAAGGAGGACCAGGCGTGTAAGATGGCAGACGGTTGGGCACTAGCCGAGGAACAGAGGAGGAACATCCCAGGAGATGTGGGGGAAGCTACCAGCATTTCAGGGGTGCTGGAGCACaagggctgagggaggggcagggacagaatgAACACGGAGAGGCCATGTctgggagcccccctccccctcctgcactGTGCCCACGTGAGTGCCCCATTGGTTCCTGAGCTCCAGAGAGGATGGGACCTTGTCTGATCTTTATGTCCCCAGAATGTTTcaagtgccaggcacacagaagGGGAGGGTATCAATGAGTGTTCAACAAATGACTGatggaatgaaggaatgaatgaatgaatggcagggGGACTGGCCTTTCAGGTCCACTTCTTCAGCCACATGAAAACAtcctgccaggggcacctgggtggctcagtcggttgagcatccagcttcggctcagggtcatgacttcacaatttgtgggatcgagccccacgtcaggctctgcactgacaacttggagcctgcttcagattctctctctctctctgcccctcccctgctcactgcctctctctctctctctctctctctctctcaaaaataaataaacattaaaacaaacaaacaaaaaagtcctgCCAACGTTAACACCAAAGGTCGCTCCTTAGGTTCTACTGGGGACAATGCTTTCTCctcgttcttttcttttcttttttcttttcttttcttttcttttcctttcctttcctcattcctttccttttctttctttcctttccttttcttttattaaatttgagagagagagcacatgtgcaattgggggagaagggcagagggagagagagagaggatcttaagcaagttctacactcagcacagagcccgatgtgaggctcaatcccacgaccctgggatcaatgacctgagccgaaatcaagagtcagacactcaaccgccacccaggtcccctctcCTCATTCTTTCTGTCATTGGCTAGACAGCTCTGTAACCCTGGGGACAGATGTGGCCATGGGAGGGGTGCAGGCCCCATTGGGACACCTTTCCAACATTCACGTGAGCTAAGGCTCCGGCAGACTGGATGAACACGAAGATAACTCAGAAGAGACCAGTAGGCTGTGGAATTCAAATTCAAGGTGTAGCAAAGGGGGAGAGGGTAGGACTCTAGTCAGGAGGCCAACACACCCCATCGGTGGCCCTTTCCCCAAGTCACACGTCTTTGGGCCTTTGAGTTTCCAGGCGTTGGGTGACCCATGCGACTGCTGTGGTAACATTGCTTCCAGTAACCTCTCCTCCATGTGGAGGTGAGACAAGCCTCGGACACCCTCCGTGGCTCCTTTTTGGCCCCTGGTCTCATTTCATACAGGCCCAGGGATGACCTTATCTGGTTTCTTAAGGTGGTCCAGCTCCTTCTCAAGCCTGGGTAGTGTCGGCCCTGTTTTCTGGGTCAGAGCGCCCTCCTTCCTTGTTCTTCAGGGTGTAGGCCCCGGTTTCCCATTGTTCGCATGCCTCTGGCGTCCACCACGCAGGGCCCACCACACTGGAGACAGGAAGCCAAGAAGTTCTAGATCTACCAGTGGTTTCCGTCATGGAAACAAATCTGGCCCCTCACTTCCCGGAGCCGGGCGATTCTGTCGGTGAGTTCATCTGCCACCAGCCTAACACCCAACTCGGACCCAAACACCGCCCATGATTCCCACGCCCAGCCCCTTGAGTGTGTCCCAACCTCCCTGACCGCTGTCCCTCTGACATCCCAGCGTCCCCCTGCCTTTGTTTCTCAAGGTGCAGACTCACTTCCCAGCTATGTCCTTGTCACCATGAGACTCACGAATTCACTTCTGAAACACTCCATTCTGATCTCCCTACTCAAATCTGCTCAGAGCTTAGCTTTCCCTCCGTGGTTCTTATCAAACCCTCATCTCTAGCCTTGCAAAGCGCCTTTGGCCATTTTCTCTATCTCGTCTCCCTCGTGCGGGTTAGTGTCCCCATCATCCTCTCTGGACCCTGCCCCTTCCAAGATCTAGCAGCAATTCGACACCGCTGTCTTTCCTGATCCCAGCTCAAGAGCCCTCCGAGGGGCCAGCTGGATTTCTGCCTGTTGCGTCTGTCCAGCCTGCTGTGTACCCCTCGGCCTTTCTCCCCGCGGGTTCAGCTCAATTAACAcatcatctttccatgtgccaggATTAGACGCTCCCAGCATTCGCATTCTGACGGCAAGTACAAACTCTGTCTTCTAAACCAGTCTCCTGACCctctgagccaccagatgcctaCATATGAGCCTTTCAAATTCTTAGCTGCTGGGTTTTTAACAATCCCACTGAGATTTTTTCGCTACTTGAAGGATAGTGGAGACGTCACAGCATCTGAAGGATCAGGGCCCCCAGCCCCCGGGGTTGGTTCACTGATACAACCCTGAGGTCCACTGTCCTGCGGCTGAGGCAGACACCAGGAACTCTCCACATCCACGGTCACTGTATGATGGGGAAGGACAGTCCCTGTGTCCTATGATCTTTCATCTCAGAGGCTGGCCCCACCCAGTTCCTTCCCTGTTGGAGGATGACattcaatgaaaacaaagaacaggggcctctgggttgagcatctgactcttggtttcagctcaggtcatgatcttggtttcagctcagtcggttgagcatctgactcttggtttcagctcaggtcatgatcttggtttcagctcagtcggttgagcatctgactcttggtttcagctcaggtcatgatctcacagttcgtgagttcgagtcccacatcgggctctgtgctgacggcgtgggcctgctcgggattccctccctccctctctgcgcctcccttgttctctcttccaaaaaataaatacactcataaaaaaattttttcaaagaataccaAGAACAGAATTTGTGGTGGCTGATCTGTTGCTCCTGGCCATACCTAATGCTAACCATCCGAAGGCGTCAAACCTCACGCCTTGAGGGCTCTCTACCTCTTGGGGAACACAGCAGAGGGGTTGCACATTACAGTTCTGGTCTGTAACGGGATGAATGAAGGGCGGTGAGGAAAATAACAGGCTGCGGAGCCAAGAATTATTCCACTCACCAAAGATTAGGAAGCCTGAAATAGCAATACTACTTGTTTTGAGTAGAGCCTTAGATAATTGGACAAGGCACAAGAGGCACATGGAAAGACATCAAGGGCTAGGTTACTTAACGTTGGGGAAATATCCGGCGAATCCTTCTCTTTAACCCCCGTGCAGAAAATCACTGCTAATGAGTCCTGGGTGACAGCTAGACCTGAATGCTCGGCGAAGTGTTTTGCACCTTCCCCTAGAATCTGATGGCTGGTCTGGTGAACCCATAGGACCGCCATTTATCCGACCAGCCACATGACAAGGATGGCCGGAGTTTCCTCCCTTCCACCCTGCTGGGAGAGAACTGGAACAAGGCAGTTCTGGGAAGAAGGGATGTCAGGTGGGgtctgggaaagaaagaagagagagagaatcgccaTGATTCcttggtggggaagggaaggcctTGACATGCTTGACATtccatgagggagggagggaggaggaagtctGTGGGGTTCAAGACTCGGCCCTCCTGCCCACTAGAGAAACACGGTCATCTATCACTCAATCCCAGGTTCTGGACACCAGCTGAGGAAAACGCCTGTGCTCAGTCCAAAGCCCGATGTGGACAAGCtccccctgggtgtctcagtggggcCTGCAGCCTGCTGAGGTCTGAGGAAAAAGCAATGGAGGACTTGCTCCCTGAGAGCCCAGAAGACAAGCCCATGGGGAAGGGAAGTCCAGAGCCCAGGCGAGCCCCTCGATGAACACAACAGAGGCCTGCTGTATCAGTCCACATTTATTGAAGTAGCTTATAGAACACAAGACTGGGAGAGCCACATGAATCTGAAATTCCATcttgctgggcgcctgggtggctcagtcggttaagcatccgacttcagctcaggtcatgatctcgtggtttgtgagttcaagccctgtgtcgggctctgtggtgacagctcagagcctggaacctgctttggattctgtgtctccctcagtctctgcccctcccccgctcgcactctgtctctctctctctaaactaaaaaaaacatttttttgaaataccATCTTGCCTAgtactgtcccccacccccccagacgatgaagaaactgaggctcagagaggcgatGTCTCTTGGCCCCAAGCTGCTTGATCTCCTCGACATGTGGCAAGATTCCTCGACCTGTTGCTGgtgtcttttgcttttcttcccttttttgttttttgttttttccccaaatcaaCCACTATTCCAACTCAGCCTTTGGAACTTCATCGGTGTCTCGGTGTGCCCTGGTCCCTAAGAGCAGCAGCAACTTGCCAAACgtttcccccaccccactgccatcGTCCCCACCGCCAGCACTGCGGCCAGCATCCTTGTCGCGGCCACCAACCGTCACGAGGAAGTCGCCGTCTACCTAAGGTGAGCCTGCTGGAAGATGAAGGTGGGTCGAGACAGGAAAGGTAGGGCTGGAGTCCCCTCAGCAAGGGGGGAGTCCGTCCTCGCTGGCATGTCCCTCAAACCATGGGGAGGGTCAACAGAGAGGCACTTCTCCATATGCCAACAATTCTAACTGTAGTATTCCTGGCCTTCCCACGGCTTGTTCCTCCACATCTCTCTTGAGCCATGTCCTCCGTGTCCTCTTTGGTCCATCCCCCTCACTCTCtagccccctccctccttcttccagcTTCcgcctgccttccttctctttgacGCCCCTCTCATTGGCATTAATCCCTCCCCCCCGCCGTGTGCAGCTACAGAAATGCCAAACTCCTTTACACCAcattccaaaaattttttaatttttttttaagtttatttacttattttgagagagagagagagagagagagagagagagagagagagagtgagcagggcaggggcagagagagggagagagagagagaatcccaagcagcctctgctgtCATTGAGGAGCCCCAACGCATTGTCAGGGATCAAACCCATcggctgtgagatggtgacctgggctgaaaccaagagtcagatgcgtaactgactgagccacccaatcgccCCTCAAAAACTTTATTTGgccccctcttctcctctcatGAGGTACCTCCATGCCTTTGTCCCGCACATgaccctgctccctgccctgtTTGGAGGTCATGGGGCCGGGCCCTACTTTAGACTTTCATACATCCGGTTGAGCTCCTTCAACTTGTTCTCTAGCAACTGGGCCTGCTGTCTCAGCCTTTCAGCCGACTCTGCCTTTGCCCCCTGATGCAGGTGCTTTGACTCTTCCACAAGGTTGGCCACATCCACCAGAAGGGAGGTGATCACGGTGCCCACGTCCATGATCTGGGCTCCTCTGATCATTGCCAGAACAGTGCCTCCAAAAACTTTCTTCACCCGCTTGTCACTTCGAACTGAGACTCTCCCAGCTGTCATGAACCTCTTGGCACAGGCTGCTGAGGACTGGCTTTGGCCAGCCTGATGGCATGAACATTCTTTCCAATGTTTCGCAGGACTCGCACGAAACTGTTTGTTACGGAAAACATTCGGGGTGTGTTCTGACACAGAGCCTTTGCAATGGTCTTCCCTCTGTTATCGCCAGCTGATGCCAGGCGACGGGCTTTGGCTTCCGCGGACGACGTGCTCGAGTGCTTCACGATGCTGCTGGACACAGTGGTCACAGCAGATGCTGTTCGCAGCCCCACCCCCGTTGCCAAGAGTGACAGACTGATCCCTGATGTCACAGGTGCCAGACCCAGGCCCAGGATGGTCAGGACCCCAGACATCACGCCGGCGGAGCTGGCCATGATGTTGGAGATGGTGCAGCCCCTGTGTACCTTGTCAACCTTGTCCGCCAGCTTGTGGAGCTTTCGTATTTGCCCCTTAAGCTCCTGTTTCAACCGGGGATAGTCGTTCAAAAACCTCTCCTCCAGGTGGtctctttggatcctctctctgccctccataCACAGGTCTGCCTGCAGCTCACACAGACCTGCGTGTAGCACATCTGCCTCCTCCCTGGAAAGGTGAAGGTCAAGCGATTAGGAAAAGCTTAGCCGTCAAGTGGGCTTGATTCCGTCTTTCCCGCATCGACCGCAGAACGTGCACTACAAATCAAATGGACAAGAGTTTGACAGATGCGAAGAATGTTTCTTGCCATGTGACACACACGTTCTGTACCTTGCTCGTGCTCCATAACACATACTCAGCCAGGGAATGAATACGTGCTCCTCTTCAGATGCTCTAAGTGGGAGGCATGTTTttaagggtatttatttatttacttcgaggggcgggtggggggaaggaggagcagagagagagggaaagaaagaatcccaaggagggtcTGGGCcgttgagatcacgacctgagcccaaatcaagagtcagacactcaaccgacggagccacccgggcaccccaactGGTAGGTATTCAGGAAAGATGGCTTCTCACTCAAGGGCAGGTCAACACTCTCAGCGCCACAGTGTTTGTGGATGAACAAAGGGAAGTGGCATTGGAGCAGAAAAACCTTCATTCGGAGAAGCTTAGTGTGTACGGAAGGATGAACCTTACCCACAGAGAGGTCTGCCCTCTGCCCTTGGCTACTGGGAAGTGACCTCTAGGCCCCTGCCTGGAATGGTAAGGGTCCTAGAAGGATAGGACTGTCTTCCTTTGCATGGGCCTTTGGCCTGACATCGCGACGTACGATGGGGGCTTTGGGTCGTGTGCTATCGGTTCTGACCTACGGAGGCACTAGAAACTAAAGGCATGGGTGTGACCTCAAGGAGGGGCTGGAGATGACAGACAGGTCAGCCATGCAGCGAATGTCATTGGGCCCCCATAAAACTCTAAAAGACTCTCTCCTTGATCTTCTAGGCCCTCTTTTTGACTAGATGCAGTGCCTGTGTAGCCTGTCGACCTTGGCCTTCTGTGTCCTGTCCGTGACAGCCTGTAGTGCCCGGGCTTCGCAAGAACCCTGTTAGGTCAGTTTAATGAGAATCTTCCCACTCTTGATAACGGATCACCTTTGATATCTGATCGAATCCCACCTTTGATGtggaagctctttttttttttttatttactttgagtgtgagagagagcacgagcagaggagggcaagagagagaggaagagagagagagaatctcgagcaggcgcctcgctgtcagtgccgagcccggcacagggctcgatctcgagaaccgcgagatcatgacctgagctgaaatcaagagtcggacgctttcccgactgagccacccgggcgtccctgaTGTGGAAGCTCTTgacctgccttcagcaagaaccCTGCTGGGTCCGTTTAGCAAGCGTCGTCCACCTTCTTCTCTTAGTGATTTCTCAtctgccgcccccgccccgctcctCGGCTATAAATCCCCAGCTCTGTATCCGGAGCAGAGCCTGATCTCCCTTCTATGGCCACAGCCCTGAATTAAGTCATCTTTTTAATCAACGTCAAAGTGTTTTCTCTCACAGTGTGAGCTTCCCTGGTGGGCCATGCTCCATTTGCACTGTCACAGATTGAACGCAGGACGGTCACGCGTCCGGAGGAGGACGACGGAAGCTTCGCATTTGAAACCCTCCCAGACCCTCCCCCATGCGTCTCCCCCCCGTGGCCACCTGCATCCTTGCCTGGAAGACAGCGTGACTGAGTGTGACAGCTCTCAGTGCTCTCTGTGAACACTTTCAGAGAATCATCCAACCTCACGGCGGTTTGAGGACCACGGCCCAGTGACTGCCCCAACTGACTGAGAAGCAGGACGTCCGTTACCCTGGTTCCCCCCCAGACTCTTCCAGTTCACCTCGTTGACTCCTGACCCACCACCCAGCACCCCCAACCTCTCAGGTGTCATCAGCCTAACTCACACCTTAGCTGGTGACAGCTTCATAGGCATGCACACCAATGCCATGTGCAACTTTTATGAAATCGCTTAAAGATATGAGAGACTTGGAGAGCCATCTGTATGAAACCCCAAGCCTGAAAAGACCGCATTTGGACAAGCTGGTGGAGGAAGTACTTTCCCCTCTGGTGGGGACTTGTGCGTCTCCCCAGAATTGAGTACAGAATTAGCAGCTGCCCCCTGTGATGCCACTAGTTGTCGCAGAGCCACGTTGGCTCCCACTGGTCTGGGGCTGCTCTTCGTAGAagaggataggggcgcctgggtggctgagtcgggcaagcatccgacttcggctcaggtcatgatctcgcggttcgtgagttcgagccccacgtcgggctctgtgctgacagctcggagcctggaggttgcttcggattctgtgtccccctctctctctgcccctcccctgctcatgctgtcactctgtctctcaaaagtaaacattaaaaaaaatttgtaagaagaggagaggCTTCCAAATGGTGGTCAAGACCCCCCAGCTCCCAGGCAAAGTATGGAGGAGACAACACCCCTCCCCGCCATGGCCCTGCATGCCTAGTGGTGAGGAGATTAAAGAAGGAAGGGAACAaatgtcccctctccctctcccaggacctcgagttttttttttaattttttttttcaatttttttttttcaacgtttttatttatttttgggacagagagagacagagcatgaatgggggaggggcagagagagagggagacacagaatcggaaacaggctccaggctctgagccatcagcccagagcctgacgcggggctcgaactcacggaccgcgagatcatgacctggctgaagtcggacgcttaaccgactgcgccacccaggcgccccgcaagacCTCGAGTTTTGTGCCGGGAGCTTCACTCAGTCCTAGCCTTGCTGCCCAAGTTTACCTAGTCCTCCAACCTAGACTTCCTCTTGTCCATCCCGGCCTTTGGACAAGACGATTGCCCTTGGGCCCCCACCTTTGACCTTGCAGTTCATGCTAAGGCCTTCGCCATCATCTTATCAGGTTGAGTTACTGTTTACATTGAACAAATGACTAATAGACTACACACCCAGAAACACAGGGCTGGACAGAGATAGAGTCTGGATCCAACACAGCTTGGTCCAACTCCACTCCAGTCTCTCCACCTCGTGGGCCAGCAGGATCCTGCAGTATTCATACAACTCCTTAGATGGGGAGGGAAGGCTTTAGCCCAAATGCCCAGGGGCACAGACTGGTACGTCAGCGTTCTTCAGACTGGTCCCTCATCTCCAGGAAGAAGACCCTTGGCCCCTGTCTCTTCGTGGCAATCTTCTAAAAAGTTAACattgaggcccctgggtggctcactcggttgagcgtccaactcttgatttcggctcaggtcatgatttcatggttcatgagttcgagccctgagtcgggctctgggctgacaatgtggagcctgcttgggattctccctctctctctctctttctccctctttttctctgccccttccccagttgtgctgtctctgtctctctctcaaaataaacaagcttaaaaaaaaataaaaagttaacattgatcgagcacctactatgtgccggtgACGATGCCAAGCCCTTTACGTACATTATCTTGGTTTCTCCCCGATAAAAttgaacagatgaagaaaccaaggcagagaTAGGTCTGCTTTAGGTTCAGGCCCAAGGTCACCTAACTTGCCCTCTGCAGGTCTCATCTCTTCTCAACCCGAGGCCATTCCCTGCCAGCGAATGCCATGGGAGACATATTCCTCACGGATTGTTGAGAAGGAGCACACTCAACCCCAGCCCGAGGATACTGCCACGCGGAGATCTGGGGACCACCTTGGGGCATCCCCGGGGGGTTACCTGGACAAGTTGGCCTCAGCCATGAAGCTCTCCCAGGCTTCCTGGTCAGTCAGCAGGAGATGTAGGTCATCCCAGCTCACTGAGTCCTGGAAATACTCAATGATATCCTCCATATCGCTCtctggatggggaaaaaaaagaaaaaagtgaagagttgttttgttttttcttcttcctgcttcgCTAAGGGAGAGAGGAAACCGGGGCTTAGCTGGAGGGAACCCACAACACTAAATCTGTGTATTCACTGCAAGCCGGCCTAGGCAGGGGTATTGAGGTGAATACCCTCAGGCCTCGCCTCAGCTTTCACATCTGATATGTCGGGGGCTTATTCCTGAGACACGGGCAGGTGGCAGCCGGGGGgtactgggggaggggaggtttcCACCTGGAGCTGACAGGGTCCGTGTAGAGGGGACAGCAACGAGACTCAGGGCCAGCATACTGTGTGGCAGGTCCCGGCCCAGAccacatacacacattatattTGATCGTTGCAACAACATAAGggaatattctcattttacaggtgaggttAGGCAAGGCACCCCGGGTCACACAGGTGGGAGGTGGCCAAGGCCACCCTGGGGTCCAGT includes these proteins:
- the LOC123590733 gene encoding LOW QUALITY PROTEIN: apolipoprotein L2-like (The sequence of the model RefSeq protein was modified relative to this genomic sequence to represent the inferred CDS: deleted 2 bases in 1 codon); the encoded protein is MEDIIEYFQDSVSWDDLHLLLTDQEAWESFMAEANLSREEADVLHAGLCELQADLCMEGRERIQRDHLEERFLNDYPRLKQELKGQIRKLHKLADKVDKVHRGCTISNIMASSAGVMSGVLTILGLGLAPVTSGISLSLLATGVGLRTASAVTTVSSSIVKHSSTSSAEAKARRLASAGDNRGKTIAKALCQNTPRMFSVTNSFVRVLRNIGKNVHAIRLAKASPQQPVPRGLTAGRVSVRSDKRVKKVFGGTVLAMIRGAQIMDVGTVITSLLVDVANLVEESKHLHQGAKAESAERLRQQAQLLENKLKELNRMYESLK